AAAAACCGGCCGGGCATCACTCCGGCCGGCCGACCATCCATCAGGCAATCGCATCCTGGATAAAGTACCCAAGATCGCTGGCGGAAATTACTTCTTTGACCGACTCACCGGCACGAACCACAACACCACCCCGCAGGCCGATGTTGGCATCTTCGTTCTGTGAACCAATCGGTTGGCCGAATTGGGCAGTGAAACCGAAGGTGGCCACACCACTTGCCAGAGAACTGGCGTGATGCAGGAACGCCATGTGCTTACCCCAGACTCGGGAATAGCTGGCAGTCTGACCAGGCTTTGCTGTGTTAATCCACGCATCACCTACAACCACCTCATTTAACTCGAACAATTCTTTGAATTGCATGAGTGTAATAAGACCGGCGTTTTGATTGTTACCAAAAATCGATTTTACCAGGTCAGGATGCTGGCGGAGTTTTGCCCATACCGAACGACCAATCACAGCAATGTTTGGTCTGAGGATTGGAGTCTCAAGAGCATCGGTGATTTTAATGATTGGCTTGGAGTTGGAAAAGTCCGAAAACTGATCAGTTCCAGACAGTTGCACCTTATTCCCTGAAGGGTATGTGCCTGCGGCAAAAATCAGATCGGCAACACGCTTCTCCCGGTCCAGCTTCACCAGATCCATGATCCCTTCAACGGCACGTTTTCGGGGATCATATCCGTCTCCCGAATTGTCGATGTCGGATTGAGGGATCGGATAGTCCAGACCGTAGTCCACGGTTGAACTGGTTTTTTCGGTTTGGGTGAACTCAACTTCGTTGGGTTTTCCCTTCCGGCCGACACGGGTATCAGGAACAGTAAAACCATCAGCTTTTGTGTGTTCCTGGTATTTAAAATCCTGCTTTCCAACAGGAAGAACAGGCAACACCTTTTCATGAATCAGGTTTTGATTCCGATAGGCGATGGCAACAGCCGTGAGGTCAGGCTGAATAACAAATGGGGCTTTAGACATTCTCTTTACTCCTACTCAAAATTGATTATCAGCCTTGAACGGAACCTTGGCTAATCAGCACGGAACCGATGTCACCGGAAACCCCGGCTTCATAAGCGATCCCGATGATCCGGTTATTCGATCCAGCCGATGGTGCGGCCGCAACAGCTTTGCCGTTGGCGTCTGAGGTAAGCAGATCACCAATGGACACGTTTCCACCGTATTCAACCGGGGCAATCCCGGCTACGATGACATCGATCCGTTCACCACTGGCAACTGACTTGGTACCTTCAGCAACGCCGAAAAGTTTGTCAGTGGCCGCGGCAGCCTGGACCATTCCAGTTCCATCCTTCACAATCCGGTAAGGGTTTACAGTACCGGCAGCAGTGAGGGTTTTAATGAGAAGCGGGTTCTTATTCGCCATCTCTTTACTCCTTGTTTTTGATTACATGATCAACTGCGTCTGAGATGGAAATATTTACACCACCGCGCCGCATTTCTTCCTGGTAATTTTGCGCCTCCCGCGCAATCTCGACCGGACTCTTTTCCTTTGGAGCTGGACCGGCATTCGCACCGGTGGCCACTTCCGTGAATTCAATCTGCTTCGGGAAGGTGTCTACCAATTTCCTCAGCAGGTCGAATGGGTTGGCTGTTTTTCCTTCAGAGAATTCAACAGCATATCCGCCCTGGTCTCCAACAGATTTGAACGTGAATCCATCAAGCACTTCCACCAGACTTTCAATCTGAGTTTTCTGTGCCGGGGTGATGGTTCCGAATTGCAAGCGGTCGAGCAGGTAGGATTGGAAGGAAAGTTTTTCCCGGTTCAACCAATTGGACCGCTGTTTATCTTCGATTTGTTGGGTGGACATTTCGGCGAACCGGGATTCAAATAATTCAAGCCTCTTTTGAAGTGCATCAAATTCAGCTTTAGATACCATTGGGACTTCCGGCTGTACTGGCTCCTGCGCCGGTGCATCTTCTCCGAACTCGATGACAACGGGGATTTCCTTATCAGCGAATTGCAGATCGGCTAATCCCTTAACCGCCGGAGGAACTGCACCCAGGAATCCAACATGCCGCAGAGTCATGTCAGGATATAAACTGATGGACCGCTTTTTAAACAATCCGCTTTTCACGGCTTCGGCAAATTCAGGGACAACCTGTTTTGCCTTGGCCAGAAGAATGGATCCTTCTCGCTTCAGCGCTTCAACCCATCCATAGGCAGGATCGTTGTCCTTCGGGTGACCGATGACAATTGGAGCCTCATGCTCCTCTGCCCGATAATTGGAAACGATGAGGTCGAGATCGGCCTCAGTCCACTCCCGGCTATTGCCAGCGGAATCGGTGTGTTTGCCGATTCGGAATACTTCAAACCATTGATCCATGATCACTCCGGATTGCGTTCAGAAAAAGGTCAATTCAGGCCAGAGCGGTTTTTTCGCTCCATCGGACCCGGTTATTTTTCATTGCCCAAAAAGCCGTATTTACCAAGTCAGTCGGACTCACACTCAGAAATAATTTTGGTCTGATAAATCCGGGAACTTCATTGGAATCTGATTCAGGGTAATTCAGGTAAAAACTGGACCATCGAAATGCGCCGGGATTGAAATAGTTAACATCCTGATACAAATCGGTTTCCGTCCGGATCGCATCAATTTCAGCCAGATCAGAAATTCCATTTCCGCTACCTTCCAGATCCACAATCAAATCAGAATAATCCACACAGCTGAGCTGAATGATTTCAGGAACCAGGCTCGGCAGGGGATCAGGTTCGGGCGTTGGGATGGCAAATGAAACACCGACCAGCATGGTCAGAATCACGGACAGGGTAAGCAGTTCTTTTCTCACAGGGGTCTCCTTCTTGTTTATTGGTGTGGTATTTCACCACGGATGATGTGCAAATGTTGTCTTATTTCTATTCACGTTCCGTTAAATGATTTTCTAAACCGTTTACTGAAAGCAGAAGGGAAAAACCCGGTATTTTGTGTCATTTAGATTAGGGGTTCCTTGTCTTAATGGCTGAAATAAATGAGAGAAAACTCCGGGGTCAGGAAAAGCGGGCAAGCATTGAAATGCGTGTCGATGAGGTGCTCGAGTTATTGCTCGAGAAACCAAACCTGATCCGCGTCCGGAGATCAGATTTATGGAGAAAAGTTGGAGAGCGGTACGGGGTCAGCGACCGGCAGGCGAAGAAATATGTTTCATGGGCCTTCGAGAAACTGGCTGAGATCACAGAAAAGGGTCTCGCAGATAAATTGAAATTGTCGATTCTCGACCGGGAATCAATTATCCGGAGGGCTCGAAGGTCAGGTGATCTCAGAAGCGAATTAGCAGCACTGAAGGACCGGGATGCTTTACTCGGGCTTTATGTGGAACGACATGAAGTGACCGGAAAAGATGGCGGAGAAATTCAAGCCGCTGTAACCGTATCGATTGAGAGGAAGATTGTTCATGGGCAACCTGGTAACCTTACCAGTGACCTACCACGCGAATCAGAGTAAAATCTTCTTCGAATCGAAGGCCAGGTACAAGGTTGTTGCAAAAGGACGGCGGTGGGGTTACACCCGGGGTCTGGCCAATTTCTCCATTGAACAGATGCTCGATGGTGTTTCACCGATTCTCTGGGTTGACACCGTGAATTCAAATCTCGACCGGTATATCAGCCGGTACTTTATGCCTGTGCTCAGGCATTTACCGCGGGATATGTGGCAGTACAGACAACAGCGAAAGGAATTGGTAATCAACGGCTCCGTAATGGATTTGAGGTCTGCTGACCGTCCGGAAAATCTGGAAGGATTCGGGTATCAACTTATCCTCCTGAATGAGGCAGGGATTATTCTGAAGGACCGGTATTTGTGGGAGAACGCCATCCGGCCGATGGCAATGGACTATAAGGCGAACATCATCATTGGCGGCACTCCAAAGGGCAAGCGACACAAAGGCGAAAAGCACCTGTTTTATGAACTGTACGAACGTGCTCAGAAAAATGAATCCGGGGAATGGCAGGCATTTAATTTCTCCAGTTATACCAATCCCTTCATCGCCAAATCGGAAATCGATGAGCTGGTTCGGGAAACCTCTGCTGCTGTCCGGAAACAGGAAATTTTCGGAGAGTTCACAGACAGTCAGGGAACCGGGATCCTGCGCCGGGAGTGGTGGAAATATTATACCGAATTACCACCGGTCATTAATCGGATTGTTCAGTCCTGGGATACAGCCTTCAAGAAAAACGAAGAGAATGATTTTTCCGTCTGCGGCACTTATGCTGAAACGCCACTTGGTTTCTACATGCTCGATCTCTGGAGGGGTCGAGTTGAGTTTCCAGAATTGAAACGGGTCGCTCAGTCGCTGTATCAAAAATGGAATCCCGCAGTCGTTCTCATTGAGGACAAAGCATCCGGGCAATCGCTTATTCAGGAACTGCGAACAACCTCTCTCCCGGTGATTGGTGTGCCGGTTGAAAATGATAAAATCGCACGTGCGCACTCTGTTGCTCCCACTACCGAATCGGGCAGAGTGTTTCTTCCCGACAATGCTCCATGGGTCCATGATTTCGTGAATGAACTGGAGGACTTCCCGAACGGTGAACACGATGACCAGGTGGACCAATTTTCCCAAGCAATCACCTACATGAAAACCTCGGCAGCCACATTGAAGGTGGCGACTTCCGGAACTCGAAAATCTCACTCACTTACAGCAGGATATTAAAATGAGCAGCAACCGCAAACAACATAAATCATTTGCCGAAAAGAAAAGTAAGGCAATGGAGATTGCATCCCGTTCAACATCGTTGGATGATCTTACCTCACTTTTCGGATATCTCCCTGATCCGGATCCGGTTCTGAGGAAGACGGGGAACTCAGTCAGGATTTACCGGGAATTACTTTCGGATCCGCATCTCTTCGCCTGTGTTGAGCAGATGAAATCCGGAATCCTGTCGATGGAGTGGGATATCGACCGGGGAAAATCAAAGTCCAGGCAGGCCAAGGCAATCAGGAAAATGTTCCTCGATCTGGATATGAACCGGATCATCGGGGAAATCCTCGATGCCGTTTTGTTCGGTTATTCGGTTCTGGAAATCCGGTGGGAGTACCGGGATTCACTGATGGTTCCTGCTGATGTAGTCGGAAAGCCCCAGGAATGGTTTGTGTTCGGTGATCAGAATGAACTCCGGTTTCTCCATAAGGATTACCCAGGAAAAGGGATTGAAGTCCCGATGAACAATTTCCTGTTGGCGAGGAACAAGCCGAGCTATAAGAACCCGTATGGTGAGAAGGTTCTGTCCCGGTGCTTCTGGCCGGTATCGTTTAAAAAGGGAATCCAGCAATTCTGGCTGAAGATGACCGAGAAATTCGGGATGCCTCACATTTATGCCTTCATCAGCTCTGCTGACTTCGAGGATGAGGGGAAACGGGCAGCTGTTCTGGAAATGCTTTCTGCGATGGTACAGGATGGTGTAGCCGTCATGCCAATCGGTTCAACTGTCAATGTGTTGGACTTCAAGCAATCGGCCTCAGTTGATCTGTATGAACGCGGTGTCGAATTCTACAACAAGGAAATTTCAAAGGCGGTCCTGACTGTAACGACCACCACAGAGCTGGGAAAGGTTGGAAGTTACGCGGCCAGCCAGACTCACTCCGAACACCAGACCACGGTCATTGAGTCATACCGGAAAATCGTTGAACAAACAATGAACCGGTTGATTGCACTGGTCAGCGAGTACAACTTCCCGGGCAGTGAACTTCCATCCTTCATTCTTTACGAAGAACAGGATGTGGATAAAGCTCTCGCGGAACGCGATGAACTGTTGGTGAAAACCGGGTTGATCAGATTCACCACCGATTACTTCAAACGAAATTACGGTTTTGAAGATGATGATCTTCAACCGATCGCCACACCTGGTGCTGGTGAAGATCCCACTGGCTCCCCATCCGGTCCGGCTGTTGTGCTTAATGGAGCTCAGGTCACCGCGGCTTCCTCCATCGTTGAGAAGGTCACCGTAGGACAGATGCCGAGGGATTCGGGTGTCAACCAATTGATGGTCTTTTTCGGGTTAACCAAAGAGCAGGCAGAAGCGGTCATCGGCTCTGCAGGAAAGGTGAAACCAAAGGTAGCCTCTGAGCCTGTAAAGGAACCGGTGCCTGAATTCAAGGAACCATCTTTCCCGGATCAGGACGCCATTGATGAATTGATGTCGGCTACCATCCCCAAGGTTGGCAAACTGGCCGGCGTTTCCGGTCCTATCATGAAGCTGCTGGAAGAATCCTCTGATTTTGATGAGGCCATTCTGAAACTGGGATCTGTTTATCCCGATTTGAAAACCGATCAGATTGAGGAAGTGATTGAACGGGCCATCTTCATTTCTGAAGTGTGGGGCAGGATCAATGCCCGGTAATAGTTTCCTCTTTGCAGACCGGTCGGAAACCTTTGAAACGACGATCCTACGGGATGCCTTTGACCTTCCTCCGGAGAAAGCAATCCGGTTCCTCGAGTCAAAAGGGATCCGTGTGGACTTTGATTGGACCACTGCCACAGCAGAAGCAAAAGCGAAAGCCTTTGCAATTTCGGGTGAATACCGGATCGGAATTCTCTCAGCCCTCAAGGCAAAGCTGGAAAAGGCGGCTGCGGATGGGATGACCCTGCAATCCTTTGTGAAGGAACTGGATCGGGACCGGATTCCGCAGCCGGCCAGGGTCGCCACTGTCTTCCGGGCAAATATCCAGTCTGCATACATGGCTGGCAGATGGAAAGAGCAGGAGGCCACCAAGGATGCCAACCCCTACCTGGAATATGTTTCGGTCATGGATGCATCGACCACGGTGATTTGCAAAGACCTGAACGGGAAGGCGTATCCAATCGATCATCCGGTCTGGGATCGGTTCTATCCGCCCAACCACTTCGGCTGCCGGGCGCGAGTGGAGGCCAGGAGCGAACGTGATCTGAAGCGGAGGGGAATCAAGCCCAGCACCGAGATCCCAGATGACGTTGACCAGCCGGTAAACGGGTTTGATTACAACCCGGGGAAATCGGCATTGTGGGACAAAAAGGGAATGCTTCCCGAGTGCGCGGATCTGAAGAATCAATTTTCTGAAGACAATCAGTCCTGTCGGAATGAACTCCCTACGATGAAGTGGTCCGATATCGGTCGCCCGTCATTTAGGGAACTGAAAAAAGAGCAATTCCAGGAACAACCCGAAATACTTGAGATTGCCGATGACGTTGAATTAGCGCTTAAGGTACTTGAAAAGGTTTTTGGGGTTGATGACCAAAATCCGGTTCGTGTTTTAAAGTCGCCAATTGAGCATGTTGCCATTACGCATGAGAAAATGAAACATCTGGTTGAAAAGCGGAAAGATTCAAGGGAGCGGTATGCAAATTTTGTTATACCAACAATCGAACATCCGTTTGAAATCTGGGCAAAGGATTTTGACGGAGAAATACGCCGTCAGTATCTGGGTCTTTTTAAAGGAGAACACTCATTTCTTTGTAGTGTGCAGATAAATAGGGACGGTGGACTACTTTACAATGTTATGCAGGTTGAAACAGATAATATTAATAAAAAACGTCAAGGCGTACTTTTTATCTATGGGGAAGACATAAAATAAAAAAGGTGGCTGAACCACCTTTCTTATGCAGGGACCACTTTTGAAGGCCGTTCCCTTCATAGCGACTTCAACCAACTATTGCCGAACGGTGCAGTTGATATCTCGCTGCTCGATTTGAATCTACCATTAAACCAAATTATTGTCAACAGGACCAGCCATGATTGAAGTAAAAATCCCACCAACCGTACAGATCCTTCGGGAGAAGCTCGCCAGCCTGGAGAAGCCCATGAGGGTTGCCACTGCTGAAGCGAAGAAGGCTGTGGAAGAAAACTTCCGGACTGAGGGTGCTCACATCGGTGCGCCGTGGAAGGACCTTTCGGCGGAGCGGAAAAAGCAACGGGCAAAGCAAGGTAAATGGCCGGGGAAGATTCTGCAGGTACGTGGGGATCTGGCCAGGTCGTTCACGACCAGCTCTACCAGTTCCTCCGGGATTGTTGGCACCAATCTGGAGTACGCCAGGATTCACCACTATGGGGGAACCATCAACATTTCCCGGACCATCGTGACCAAACTGAGGACCGATAAGTCGGGGAAGCTCAAACGCCAGACGGGTTATCCTAACCTCGCGGTCTTTGCAGGGAAAAGGCACAAGCTGGTTCAAAGGTCAGAAGCGGTGGCCAGTTACACGGTGAGCATGCCTGCCCGGCCGTTCATGGATATCAACGATGAGGATTTTGAGGAAATCCGGGAAATCTTCTTGAACTACTTAACTGCCAAATAGATCGGGCTGCGGGTCTGATGCCCTCTGGTTGATGGTATTGTAAACAAATTGCTCCGAAACCCGGAGGGTTCTCGCCAGTTCCTTCACGTTCCCACCGTTGAACTTCTGCCGGATGTATCTCCGCTTCGCTTCGTACAGCGGTTTTTCGGAAATGTAAAGGTTGGTTTTCGGTAACCGCTCCATCAGTGCGACAGCAATCTCAGCGCCGCAGGAGTTCTTGATCAGTTGAAGATCGCCGGTAAGTAAATCGGAAATATCAATTTCGTGGATCCAATTCATACTGCAAATATACGCAGTAATTCAATGAATTGGTTTGCTATCGAATGGCCATAAATAAAGTGAAGGTTCCGTCTTTATCAATCACTGAAACCTCTGAAAATCCGGCAGCCTCAAGCATCTCTAAATTCTCAGAAAATGATCGGGGATTCATCACGCCGCGAAGCGTTTCATCCTTGGTCAGGATATCAGCATGTGAAAGGCCGGCGCTTTTCTTGTATGAATTCAGATATTGCTTATTGACCTCGGTAGCAGTTGCCGATTCCTCACTGCATTTCTCATACCAAAGCAGACACCCACCGGTGATGAGGGAGGCGTTGAAAACATCGAGGAGCATTTGCCGGTGATCTGGCCGGATGAATTGCAAAACCAAACTGGCCACAACAAGATCATATTTCTTTGCCGGGTAAAACTGTTGGATATCCACATTCCAGGCATTGAACTCATGCACCCACGGTTTTGACTGGAGCCATTTGTCCCGTAGGAATTGAACCATCTCCGGGCTCTTGTCCACTGCGTCAACCTGGAATTTTTTCCCGTAATTATTATTGACCACCTCGAAAATTGTTCGACCAGTGCTGGATCCGATGTCCAGATAATTTGATCCATCCATGATGAAGAATTGACTGATGAAGCCTATCTTCTCCATTACCCGGTCGTAGCCGGGTATCGACTGCTTCACATGTTCATCAAACTTCATGGGTACATCTCCGTTGAAGTTCATCCAACGACCGGGGTTGATGCCGTTCCCGATTTCCATACTTCAAGTATCTCCTTTTGAACTGTCTTTGCAATGTGTGCCATCATGACCGGTGGTACCGATCGGCCGAGTCTTTCCCACTGTTGAGGGAATGAACCTTCCAGTTTGAAATCATCCGGGAAGGAGCATAGCCGCTTGAGCTCTGGAATAGAATATGATCGGGCTTCATCTGGATGCATCAGGCATTGTGAACCCTGAACAACTGTTCGTGCCGGCCTGTCCCACAACCCGCGGGAGTAATTGAAATAGGACAGCTTCCCATACAGCTTTTTGTAAGCATCCTCGAACCGGCCACCAACTTCCGGTGTGGCGTGGTGGTAAAGGGTATGAAGCTTCGAACCCGGCTTTAATGGTGTTGAAGGAAACCCCTCACAACCGACTATAGCATCAGTCAGAGTGTATCGGTATCGGAGTGGTTTCGGGTAAACCGGGTCCAACCTGAGATCATTCCGAACACCCATGAAGATGATCCGCTCACGGGACTGAGGAACACCCAGCCAGGAAGCATCAAGTAGCTTTGCCTTTACCCGGTAACCACATGCGGCCAATTCATTCAGTATCTCAATGAAGTATCCCTTTGCCTTACCCTTGATGAGACCGGAAACGTTTTCAGCAATGAACACCTTTGGCTGAAGGCCTTTGAGTAACCGTGAATACTCAAAGAAAAGGTCATCGACCCGCTGGGCGGAATCAGAGTAGCGCTTTACTTTACCCCAGGATTTCTCCCGCTGGCCAATAGTGGAGAAAGCAGCACAGGGTGGGGAGCCATCAAAGATGTCAAGGTCTCCCACTGTTAGACCGACAGTTTGCAGGATTTCTTCAGGTGTGATCTTTCGGATATCCCTGGTGTCCAGAAAAGAATCCGGGTGGTTGGCCTTGTAAGTGGCTTGGGCCGCGGGAATGAACTCATTTGCCCAGACGACTTTGAACCCGGCCATCCGGTAGCCTAAGCAGGATCCACCACCACCGCTAAAGGTGGAAGCAACCTGGAAGCCATTCCAGGGCAGATCGGCGATTTCCGCCATGGTGGGTACAATGTATTGGGGCCGGTTACTTTGGGTCACCACTCCACTCATATCCACACTTCGGGCATTTGTGATCAGTCGGGATCTCCGTGCTGTATTCCGGGAAATCGTCAGGCGGGTTGATCTTGTCTGACTGGGGAGAATCCAGTTTGAACTCGGATTCTTCAAATCCCCATCCCACCAGCTCAGCAATCTCGAACTCATTGGCTAGCTTATCCCAATCCCACTCCCCGGTGTTTCGGTTAAGCCGGATGTTAAGCTCGCGCTCCTTCTCCAAAGGCAGGGATACCTCAACAGTGGGGACGTCATCGTGGCCCATCTCGGCCCAAACCTTGAGCCGGAGGTGGCCGCCAACGATGATGTTTTTCCTGTCAGGGTGAGTGTTGACTATGACCGGATCGACGAAACCAAAGGTCTCGAGGGACTTCCGGACGTGGTCAATCTGGTCTCTGGTGGCCTGCCGGGGGTTGTATTCGGCTGGGACGAGGTCGGTAATCTTACGGGTTTTAAATTGCATATGCTGTAATTATATACAGTATTTTTATATATTGCAACATTCTTCCGAAAGCCTTAATATTGTATGTGAGGGTATTATGTATAATCCAATTCAAATTGCCAATTTCTTCATTTTAAAGGCAAAAGAAGAGAATATTAAGGTAGGGCATCTAAAACTTCAAAAACTTCTTTACTATGCCTACGGCTGGTATTTGGCAGTAAAAGGATCAGCTCAAAGCCAATTATTCTCCGAACCAATTCAAGCTTGGAAGTATGGGCCGGTTGTTCCAAGTATTTACCATGAATGCAAGTCCTATGGTGATGAAATAATTACAGAGCCACTCAAGAAAAAGCCACATTTTGCTAATATATATGGCTATACTGAAGTTGATCCTCCGACAGATGCTGAGGATGTTGAGTTTTTAGAAAAGGTATGGAGGACCTATAAAAATTTTACTGGATTCCAGCTTTCAGATGCAACTCACTCTGAAGGTTCACCATGGCACATTGCAACGGAAGGTGGAACAAAGGTTAGGTTTGGTCAAGATATCGATGACAATCTTATTTATGATTATTTCAGAGAGCGATTGTCATGAGTTTTAGTGATTTTTTTAACACACAAGACATTCCCCAAAAGATTGGCGAAAAGGCGCGAAAAGAAAAAAAAGTAATTGAAAATAATGATCTTAATTCACAAAAACTGGAACATCGGGATAAATTTGCAAATAGAATATTTTATCTTACTGTTGGGTACCTTGTAGTCATTCTTTTGTTAATTATCGCGAACGGGTTTTCCAAAGTAATCAGTTTCCAAATTGAATCTGGAGTCATTTACACATTACTGGGTTCAGTAATGCTGAACTATATTGGCTTATTGACCCTTATTTTACAATCAATTTACAGCGAAGAAAGTTTTCGTGTTTATGATACTTGATCGATCTGGATTTATTTTTTACTTGACATTAACAATATTTTCAGGAAAGCAAAAAAGAAGAAGAAGTTAATACTGACTCGGTAGTTAAATAATGGTTAACCATGCGACAGGATATTATACCATACAGAGTAAGAGTATCACACAAAGAAAGAATTGTGTATTTAATATGCATTACCTATAGTATGGGAATTACCACCAAACACTTTTTTGCGGATTTTCATTTAATTACTTGGAATTTTAATTTACAGGAAATATCATCTGCCCACCATCATGACCAATTATCGGGGCAACGTTTGCTGATATTGTATAATTCAAATGAGGTTATACCACAAGGTGTTTCAGACAAAGGGAGCTGGATTATCACTCGAATGAAACAGGTATTTGGAGAAGAATTTGATATAAGTTTGAAAGTTATCGAAGAACCTTGATTTATTTGATTCAATATCAATATAAGTGGGAAAGGGCTGGCTAAACACCAGCCCTTTTTTGTTACTCAAACAGGCGTATCAAAAAAGTACTCATCCTCGCTCGGTTCTCCCACTTTAAAAACAAGATCATTACCCTGACCGGGAAGTGGTTGATGATGTGCATTTGCCGTGAGGATTTCATCTGGGATACCATCAGGAAAGGCTGCGCAGGCAAAGGCCCGTTGATGAATACATTTGTTGCAGATCAGTTCGGTATTGAATGTCATAGCCGTGCTCAGATGGGTTTGAGTTGAAGAATAAATTAAATCAAATGCAATTTAACCATAAACCTAGCAGGATAAAGCATGGCCGCCTAAGCGGCCACTACCTTCTTCTTCCCCTTCCCGGCCGGCTTCTCTTCAAGCGCCTTCAGTTCATCC
The sequence above is a segment of the Bacteroidota bacterium genome. Coding sequences within it:
- a CDS encoding phage capsid protein; translation: MSKAPFVIQPDLTAVAIAYRNQNLIHEKVLPVLPVGKQDFKYQEHTKADGFTVPDTRVGRKGKPNEVEFTQTEKTSSTVDYGLDYPIPQSDIDNSGDGYDPRKRAVEGIMDLVKLDREKRVADLIFAAGTYPSGNKVQLSGTDQFSDFSNSKPIIKITDALETPILRPNIAVIGRSVWAKLRQHPDLVKSIFGNNQNAGLITLMQFKELFELNEVVVGDAWINTAKPGQTASYSRVWGKHMAFLHHASSLASGVATFGFTAQFGQPIGSQNEDANIGLRGGVVVRAGESVKEVISASDLGYFIQDAIA
- a CDS encoding DUF2190 family protein, with the protein product MANKNPLLIKTLTAAGTVNPYRIVKDGTGMVQAAAATDKLFGVAEGTKSVASGERIDVIVAGIAPVEYGGNVSIGDLLTSDANGKAVAAAPSAGSNNRIIGIAYEAGVSGDIGSVLISQGSVQG
- the terL gene encoding phage terminase large subunit; translated protein: MGNLVTLPVTYHANQSKIFFESKARYKVVAKGRRWGYTRGLANFSIEQMLDGVSPILWVDTVNSNLDRYISRYFMPVLRHLPRDMWQYRQQRKELVINGSVMDLRSADRPENLEGFGYQLILLNEAGIILKDRYLWENAIRPMAMDYKANIIIGGTPKGKRHKGEKHLFYELYERAQKNESGEWQAFNFSSYTNPFIAKSEIDELVRETSAAVRKQEIFGEFTDSQGTGILRREWWKYYTELPPVINRIVQSWDTAFKKNEENDFSVCGTYAETPLGFYMLDLWRGRVEFPELKRVAQSLYQKWNPAVVLIEDKASGQSLIQELRTTSLPVIGVPVENDKIARAHSVAPTTESGRVFLPDNAPWVHDFVNELEDFPNGEHDDQVDQFSQAITYMKTSAATLKVATSGTRKSHSLTAGY
- a CDS encoding DUF935 family protein, whose translation is MSSNRKQHKSFAEKKSKAMEIASRSTSLDDLTSLFGYLPDPDPVLRKTGNSVRIYRELLSDPHLFACVEQMKSGILSMEWDIDRGKSKSRQAKAIRKMFLDLDMNRIIGEILDAVLFGYSVLEIRWEYRDSLMVPADVVGKPQEWFVFGDQNELRFLHKDYPGKGIEVPMNNFLLARNKPSYKNPYGEKVLSRCFWPVSFKKGIQQFWLKMTEKFGMPHIYAFISSADFEDEGKRAAVLEMLSAMVQDGVAVMPIGSTVNVLDFKQSASVDLYERGVEFYNKEISKAVLTVTTTTELGKVGSYAASQTHSEHQTTVIESYRKIVEQTMNRLIALVSEYNFPGSELPSFILYEEQDVDKALAERDELLVKTGLIRFTTDYFKRNYGFEDDDLQPIATPGAGEDPTGSPSGPAVVLNGAQVTAASSIVEKVTVGQMPRDSGVNQLMVFFGLTKEQAEAVIGSAGKVKPKVASEPVKEPVPEFKEPSFPDQDAIDELMSATIPKVGKLAGVSGPIMKLLEESSDFDEAILKLGSVYPDLKTDQIEEVIERAIFISEVWGRINAR
- a CDS encoding minor capsid protein gives rise to the protein MPGNSFLFADRSETFETTILRDAFDLPPEKAIRFLESKGIRVDFDWTTATAEAKAKAFAISGEYRIGILSALKAKLEKAAADGMTLQSFVKELDRDRIPQPARVATVFRANIQSAYMAGRWKEQEATKDANPYLEYVSVMDASTTVICKDLNGKAYPIDHPVWDRFYPPNHFGCRARVEARSERDLKRRGIKPSTEIPDDVDQPVNGFDYNPGKSALWDKKGMLPECADLKNQFSEDNQSCRNELPTMKWSDIGRPSFRELKKEQFQEQPEILEIADDVELALKVLEKVFGVDDQNPVRVLKSPIEHVAITHEKMKHLVEKRKDSRERYANFVIPTIEHPFEIWAKDFDGEIRRQYLGLFKGEHSFLCSVQINRDGGLLYNVMQVETDNINKKRQGVLFIYGEDIK
- a CDS encoding phage virion morphogenesis protein; translated protein: MIEVKIPPTVQILREKLASLEKPMRVATAEAKKAVEENFRTEGAHIGAPWKDLSAERKKQRAKQGKWPGKILQVRGDLARSFTTSSTSSSGIVGTNLEYARIHHYGGTINISRTIVTKLRTDKSGKLKRQTGYPNLAVFAGKRHKLVQRSEAVASYTVSMPARPFMDINDEDFEEIREIFLNYLTAK
- a CDS encoding methyltransferase domain-containing protein, encoding MEIGNGINPGRWMNFNGDVPMKFDEHVKQSIPGYDRVMEKIGFISQFFIMDGSNYLDIGSSTGRTIFEVVNNNYGKKFQVDAVDKSPEMVQFLRDKWLQSKPWVHEFNAWNVDIQQFYPAKKYDLVVASLVLQFIRPDHRQMLLDVFNASLITGGCLLWYEKCSEESATATEVNKQYLNSYKKSAGLSHADILTKDETLRGVMNPRSFSENLEMLEAAGFSEVSVIDKDGTFTLFMAIR
- a CDS encoding DNA cytosine methyltransferase translates to MSSRLLSWWDGDLKNPSSNWILPSQTRSTRLTISRNTARRSRLITNARSVDMSGVVTQSNRPQYIVPTMAEIADLPWNGFQVASTFSGGGGSCLGYRMAGFKVVWANEFIPAAQATYKANHPDSFLDTRDIRKITPEEILQTVGLTVGDLDIFDGSPPCAAFSTIGQREKSWGKVKRYSDSAQRVDDLFFEYSRLLKGLQPKVFIAENVSGLIKGKAKGYFIEILNELAACGYRVKAKLLDASWLGVPQSRERIIFMGVRNDLRLDPVYPKPLRYRYTLTDAIVGCEGFPSTPLKPGSKLHTLYHHATPEVGGRFEDAYKKLYGKLSYFNYSRGLWDRPARTVVQGSQCLMHPDEARSYSIPELKRLCSFPDDFKLEGSFPQQWERLGRSVPPVMMAHIAKTVQKEILEVWKSGTASTPVVG
- a CDS encoding SocA family protein, which codes for MYNPIQIANFFILKAKEENIKVGHLKLQKLLYYAYGWYLAVKGSAQSQLFSEPIQAWKYGPVVPSIYHECKSYGDEIITEPLKKKPHFANIYGYTEVDPPTDAEDVEFLEKVWRTYKNFTGFQLSDATHSEGSPWHIATEGGTKVRFGQDIDDNLIYDYFRERLS